The Streptomyces sp. Je 1-332 genome has a window encoding:
- a CDS encoding LacI family DNA-binding transcriptional regulator, which translates to MGGVTLSPPRDADRGDRGVPRLADIAAQSGVSEATASRVLNGKPGVAAGTRRRVLAALDVLGYERPMRLKRHSAGLVGLVIPELSNPIFPAFAQVVEQVLSGHGYTPMLCTQMPDGASEDELVEQLEERRVSGIVFLSGLHADTTADPTRYLELHARRVPFVLINGYNEHIPVSFVSPDDRAAVRIAVRHLVDLGHERIGLAIGPTRYVPSLRKAEGFTAALHALLGLEQAQAEPRVQRTLFTVEGGHAAASALLDQGCTAMVCGSDMMALGAVRAARERGLSVPGDVSVVGFDDSPLIAFTDPPLTTVRQPVQAMASAAVGALIEELHGNPVQHTEFVFQPELVVRGSTAQARRRVCAEG; encoded by the coding sequence GTGGGCGGTGTGACCCTCTCCCCGCCGCGGGACGCCGACCGGGGAGACCGGGGCGTTCCGCGGCTCGCGGACATCGCGGCCCAGTCCGGCGTCAGCGAGGCCACCGCGAGCCGGGTGCTCAACGGCAAGCCGGGAGTGGCCGCGGGCACCCGGCGTCGGGTGCTCGCCGCCCTGGACGTGCTCGGTTACGAGCGGCCCATGCGGCTCAAGCGGCACAGCGCGGGCCTGGTCGGTCTGGTCATCCCCGAGCTGAGCAACCCGATCTTCCCCGCCTTCGCGCAGGTCGTCGAGCAGGTCCTTTCCGGGCACGGATACACGCCGATGCTGTGCACCCAGATGCCGGACGGGGCCAGCGAGGACGAGCTGGTCGAGCAGTTGGAGGAGCGCCGCGTCAGCGGCATCGTCTTCCTCTCCGGGCTGCACGCCGACACCACGGCCGACCCGACGCGGTACCTCGAACTGCACGCCAGACGTGTGCCGTTCGTCCTGATCAACGGCTACAACGAACACATCCCGGTGTCCTTCGTCTCGCCCGACGACCGCGCGGCCGTCCGGATTGCGGTGCGCCACCTCGTCGACCTCGGCCACGAGCGGATCGGTCTCGCTATCGGCCCCACCCGCTACGTCCCTTCGCTGCGCAAGGCGGAGGGCTTCACGGCGGCGCTGCACGCGCTGCTCGGTCTGGAACAGGCGCAGGCCGAACCGCGCGTGCAGCGCACGCTGTTCACGGTGGAGGGCGGGCACGCGGCGGCCAGCGCCCTGCTGGACCAGGGATGCACGGCGATGGTCTGCGGCAGCGACATGATGGCGCTCGGCGCCGTCCGCGCGGCGCGTGAGCGGGGCCTGTCGGTGCCCGGGGACGTCTCCGTGGTCGGCTTCGACGATTCGCCCCTGATCGCCTTCACGGACCCGCCGCTGACCACGGTGCGCCAGCCGGTGCAGGCGATGGCGAGCGCCGCGGTGGGCGCGCTGATCGAGGAACTGCACGGAAACCCCGTACAGCACACGGAGTTCGTCTTCCAGCCCGAGCTCGTGGTGCGTGGATCGACGGCGCAGGCGCGGCGCCGAGTGTGTGCGGAGGGTTGA
- a CDS encoding glycoside hydrolase family 13 protein codes for MTQHLAAPAAPASGTHTDWWRGAVIYQVYPRSFADGNGDGMGDLDGVRARLPYLRDLGVDAVWLSPFYSSPQADAGYDVADYRAIDPMFGSLLDADALLRDAHDLGLRVIVDLVPNHSSDQHDWFQRALREGPGSPLRERYHFRTGKGEHGELPPNDWESVFGGPAWTRTPDGEWYLHLFAPAQPDFNWEHPAVHDEFRSILRFWLDMGVDGFRVDVAHGLVKAEGLPDIGRSDQLKLLGNDVMPFFDQDGVHEIYRSWRKVLTEYAGERILVAEAWTPTVERAAAYVRQDEMHQAFNFQYLGTHWDAAELREVIDASLAAMRPVGAPATWVLSNHDVTRHATRFANPPGLGTQLRTAGDRALGLRRARAATLLMLALPGSAYVYQGEELGLPDVTELPDEVRQDPSFVRASGQDGFRDGCRVPIPWTTEGSSYGFGAGGSWLPQPTGWGELSVQAQTGDPASTLELYRSALAVRREQPGLGAGDSLEWLEAPEGVLAFRRESFVCTANTTGAAVRIAVPGRILLSNAEVETADGKVELPADTTVWWAV; via the coding sequence ATGACCCAGCATCTCGCTGCCCCTGCAGCCCCCGCCTCCGGCACGCACACGGACTGGTGGCGTGGCGCGGTGATCTACCAGGTCTACCCGCGCAGCTTCGCCGACGGCAACGGTGACGGAATGGGCGACCTGGACGGCGTCCGTGCCCGCCTTCCCTACCTCAGGGATCTCGGCGTCGACGCTGTCTGGCTCAGCCCCTTCTACTCCTCACCGCAGGCCGACGCCGGCTACGACGTCGCCGACTACCGCGCGATCGACCCGATGTTCGGCAGCCTCCTCGACGCCGACGCCCTGCTCCGGGACGCCCATGACCTGGGCTTGCGCGTCATCGTCGACCTGGTTCCCAACCACTCGTCCGACCAGCACGACTGGTTCCAGCGCGCCCTGCGCGAGGGCCCGGGATCGCCGCTGCGTGAGCGCTACCACTTCAGGACGGGCAAGGGCGAGCACGGTGAACTCCCGCCCAACGACTGGGAGTCCGTCTTCGGCGGCCCGGCCTGGACGCGGACACCGGACGGCGAGTGGTACCTGCACCTCTTCGCGCCCGCGCAGCCCGACTTCAACTGGGAACACCCCGCTGTGCACGACGAGTTCCGCTCGATCCTGCGCTTCTGGCTCGACATGGGTGTCGACGGCTTCCGCGTCGACGTCGCCCACGGCCTGGTCAAGGCCGAGGGCCTGCCCGACATCGGCCGCAGCGACCAGCTCAAGCTGCTGGGCAACGATGTCATGCCGTTCTTCGACCAGGACGGCGTGCACGAGATCTACCGCAGCTGGCGCAAGGTCCTCACCGAGTACGCGGGTGAGCGGATCCTGGTCGCCGAGGCGTGGACGCCCACCGTCGAGCGCGCCGCCGCGTACGTGCGCCAGGACGAGATGCACCAGGCCTTCAACTTCCAGTATCTGGGCACCCATTGGGACGCCGCCGAGCTGCGCGAGGTCATCGACGCGTCGCTGGCCGCGATGCGCCCCGTCGGCGCCCCGGCCACGTGGGTGCTCTCCAACCACGACGTCACCCGCCACGCCACGCGGTTCGCCAACCCGCCCGGACTCGGCACCCAGCTGCGCACTGCCGGCGACCGCGCGCTCGGCCTGCGCCGCGCCCGCGCAGCGACCCTCCTGATGCTGGCACTGCCCGGCTCCGCCTACGTCTACCAGGGCGAGGAACTGGGCCTGCCGGACGTCACCGAGCTGCCCGACGAGGTGCGCCAGGACCCCTCGTTCGTCCGGGCGAGCGGGCAGGACGGTTTCCGTGACGGCTGCCGGGTGCCGATCCCCTGGACCACCGAAGGCTCCAGTTACGGGTTCGGCGCGGGCGGCAGCTGGCTGCCGCAGCCCACAGGGTGGGGCGAGCTCAGCGTCCAGGCGCAGACCGGTGACCCCGCGTCCACCCTGGAGCTGTACCGCAGCGCGCTCGCCGTGCGCCGCGAGCAGCCCGGCCTCGGCGCGGGCGACTCGCTGGAGTGGCTGGAGGCGCCCGAGGGGGTTCTCGCCTTCCGCCGGGAGAGCTTCGTGTGCACGGCGAACACCACCGGCGCGGCGGTGCGTATCGCGGTCCCCGGCCGCATCCTCCTGTCCAACGCCGAGGTGGAGACGGCGGACGGCAAGGTCGAGCTGCCGGCCGACACCACCGTCTGGTGGGCGGTGTGA